A window from Mycobacterium saskatchewanense encodes these proteins:
- a CDS encoding AMP-binding protein — MTSDGVIGTAARALLRSGLASPPSPLAGLRLLREARRGGTNPYTLLAITAARWPNRAAIADDDGVLTYRELQRETEALACELSREGVGPGRAVGVMCRNGRGFLAAVFAVALVGADVVLINTDFRSDALAAALDAHGIAAMVADHEFAERVAAAGTTVGPVTLIDPEAVTVRGGQPRPRVAAPGRIILLTSGTTGRPKGVPRTPRLRSAVGVWVTILDRTRLRTGPRVSVAMPMFHGLGLGMLMLTVALGGTVLTQAHFDAETALAQASLHRADAFTAVPIVLARILDLPERVRARNPVPYLRVVLSSGDRLDPTLGQRFMDAYGDVLYNGYGSTEVGIGALATPADLRDAPETVGKPVAGCPVRIYDKNGRRVGPRVTGRIFVGGDLASEGYTGGPGAEKGTEKPKAVIDGMTSTGDMGYLDNAGRLFIVGREDDMIISGGENVYPRAVENALAEHPDVADSAVIGVPDERFGHRLAAFVVPRRGSRVDAQALREYLKDRVSRFEQPRDVNIVGSIPRNPAGKVLRRELSG; from the coding sequence ATGACGTCCGACGGCGTGATCGGTACCGCGGCCCGGGCGCTGCTGCGTTCCGGCCTGGCGAGCCCGCCGTCACCGTTGGCGGGACTCAGGCTCCTGCGTGAGGCGCGCCGCGGCGGCACGAACCCCTACACGCTGCTGGCAATCACGGCGGCGCGGTGGCCGAACCGGGCCGCCATCGCCGACGACGACGGCGTCCTCACCTACCGCGAGCTGCAGCGAGAGACCGAAGCCCTGGCGTGCGAGCTGTCCAGGGAGGGCGTCGGACCGGGCCGGGCGGTCGGCGTCATGTGCCGCAACGGCCGCGGCTTCCTCGCGGCCGTCTTCGCCGTGGCGCTGGTCGGCGCCGACGTCGTCCTGATCAACACCGACTTCCGCAGCGACGCGCTCGCCGCCGCGCTGGACGCGCACGGGATCGCCGCGATGGTCGCCGACCACGAGTTCGCCGAGCGGGTGGCGGCCGCCGGGACAACCGTCGGTCCGGTCACGCTGATCGACCCGGAGGCGGTGACCGTGCGCGGGGGCCAGCCCCGACCACGGGTCGCGGCGCCGGGCCGGATCATCCTGCTCACCTCGGGCACCACCGGACGGCCCAAGGGGGTCCCCCGCACGCCCCGGCTACGGTCGGCGGTGGGCGTCTGGGTGACCATCCTGGACCGAACCCGGTTGCGAACCGGCCCGCGGGTCTCGGTGGCGATGCCGATGTTCCACGGGCTCGGGCTGGGCATGCTGATGCTGACGGTGGCGCTGGGCGGCACCGTGCTCACCCAGGCCCATTTCGACGCCGAGACGGCGCTCGCCCAGGCGTCGCTGCACCGCGCCGATGCGTTCACCGCGGTGCCGATCGTGCTCGCGCGGATCCTTGACCTGCCGGAGCGGGTGCGGGCGCGCAACCCGGTGCCCTACCTGAGGGTGGTGCTGTCCAGCGGGGACCGCCTCGACCCGACCCTCGGGCAGCGATTCATGGACGCCTACGGCGACGTGCTCTACAACGGCTACGGCTCCACAGAGGTCGGCATCGGGGCGCTGGCGACTCCCGCCGACCTGCGGGACGCCCCGGAAACCGTCGGCAAGCCCGTCGCCGGCTGCCCGGTGCGCATCTACGACAAGAACGGCCGTCGCGTCGGCCCCCGCGTCACCGGGCGCATCTTCGTCGGCGGCGACCTGGCGAGCGAGGGTTACACGGGCGGCCCGGGCGCGGAAAAGGGCACTGAAAAGCCCAAGGCCGTGATCGACGGAATGACCAGCACCGGCGACATGGGCTACCTCGACAACGCGGGCCGGTTGTTCATCGTCGGCCGGGAGGACGACATGATCATCTCCGGCGGGGAGAACGTCTACCCCCGCGCGGTGGAGAATGCCCTCGCCGAACACCCCGACGTCGCCGACAGCGCCGTCATCGGCGTCCCCGACGAGCGGTTCGGTCACCGCCTGGCGGCGTTCGTGGTGCCACGGCGCGGCAGCCGCGTCGACGCGCAGGCGCTGCGCGAGTACCTGAAGGACAGAGTGTCTCGCTTCGAGCAGCCGCGAGACGTCAACATCGTCGGCAGCATTCCGCGCAATCCCGCGGGCAAGGTGCTGCGCCGGGAGCTGTCGGGCTAA
- a CDS encoding IS481 family transposase, whose protein sequence is MSHANARTNVFARRLIVERVAAGWPAARVAEQLGISRATVYKWLRRYAQGGNPALADRSSRPIRMPNRTSYQVEQKVLAARRRRKRGAVVLAAELGLTPSTVGRILARHQMPHLSAIDPITGEAVRCSRRSPNRYEHPTPGAMVHVDVKKLGRIPPGGGWRLHGRHAAVSVAHRHKKTKIGYDYVHTAIDDYTRLAYSEVLPDEKDPTCAGFLHRALAWFTAHGVRVRRLLTDNALVYRRGTDWGWVCSAWQLKRRFTQPGCPWTNGKAERFNRTLLNEWAYARPWTNNTLRRRGLDQFLRHYNTRRGHSALGGQPPISRLAA, encoded by the coding sequence GTGTCTCACGCTAACGCCCGTACCAATGTGTTCGCTCGTCGGTTGATCGTTGAGCGTGTCGCCGCTGGGTGGCCGGCCGCGCGTGTGGCTGAGCAACTGGGGATTTCGCGGGCAACGGTGTACAAGTGGCTGCGCCGATATGCCCAGGGCGGCAATCCTGCGTTGGCCGACCGTTCGTCACGGCCGATCCGGATGCCCAACCGCACGAGCTATCAGGTCGAGCAGAAGGTGCTCGCCGCCCGCCGACGCCGTAAGCGCGGCGCTGTGGTGCTGGCCGCCGAACTCGGTCTGACTCCTTCGACGGTTGGGCGGATCCTGGCGCGCCACCAGATGCCGCATCTGAGTGCGATCGACCCGATCACCGGCGAGGCGGTGCGCTGCTCTCGACGCAGCCCCAACCGCTACGAACACCCCACGCCGGGGGCCATGGTTCATGTCGACGTCAAAAAGCTCGGCCGCATCCCCCCCGGTGGTGGGTGGCGGCTGCACGGCCGCCACGCCGCGGTCTCAGTAGCCCACCGGCACAAGAAGACCAAGATCGGCTACGACTACGTCCACACTGCCATCGATGACTACACCCGGCTGGCCTACAGCGAAGTGCTCCCCGATGAGAAGGACCCGACGTGCGCTGGGTTTCTCCACCGGGCACTGGCCTGGTTCACCGCCCACGGCGTGCGCGTGCGTCGGCTACTGACCGACAACGCATTGGTCTACCGACGCGGCACCGACTGGGGCTGGGTTTGTTCGGCCTGGCAACTCAAACGCCGATTCACCCAACCCGGCTGTCCCTGGACCAACGGCAAAGCAGAACGTTTCAACCGCACCCTGCTCAACGAATGGGCCTACGCCCGCCCCTGGACCAACAACACCCTGCGCAGACGCGGCCTTGACCAATTCCTTCGCCACTACAACACTCGACGAGGCCACTCCGCCCTCGGCGGACAACCACCGATCAGCCGACTCGCTGCCTGA
- a CDS encoding cation-translocating P-type ATPase: protein MRIPGVTGVVAGVTGGAALLVRAGLSTAAGAAGALQELASPVVELAGPVVQSVAQTTGRAIGAGDAAGGVPGGVTPPVRWQSGRRVHLDLDPLLPFPGWHEHAPAVEEPVRRIPGVAAAHVEGALGRLVIELESDTGNAAVLDEVRETVCQVAADLTLVAPRSATRTAPFADPGNPLAILVPATAAAMDVMALGASVTGWVGRLPVAPRSARAAAALLNHQPRIVAVLESRLGRVGTDIALSASAAVANGLTQAIGTPLIDLAQRSLQVSEAAAHRQRWRAREPELASPQRPQAPVVPVISFAGPKSQAPRHNSAAASAGEASHVVVGGAIDAAIDTAKGSMAGPIEEYADQAANASLVAAAGALLAGGGTEDAAGALLAGVPRAAHVGRQTFAAVLGRGLANSGQLILDPGALRRLDRVKVIVIDGAALRGDNRAVLQARGDVPGWDEDRVYEVADALLHGEEAPEPDPDELPATGARLRWIRAQGPSAAPAQGLEHADLVVDGERVGSVDVGWEVDPFAIPLLQTAHRTGARVVLRHVAGTEDLTASVGVSHPAGTPLLTLVRDLRTDRGPVLLITAVHRDFASTDTLAALAIADVGVALDDPQAATPWAADIITGTDLAAAVRIISALPVAREATESAVRLAKGGSTLAGLLLVTGDPRTANPFAVQRWLNPVNAAAAAALLQGSFAATRVLRLPDPTPQPLTAWHALDPEIVYSRLASRTRPLAVEPGTAPWRQLLDDVSYSPLVAPLRGPASRVVRLLAATRAELADPLTPILAVGAAASAITGSTVDALLVGGVMTANALAGGAQRLRAEAAIAELFAEQDQHARRVVLPTVATARRRLEAARTTERTVTVNAKSLRPGDIIDLAAPEVVPADARLLVAEDLEVDESLLTGESLPVDKQVDPVAVGDSDRASMLFEGSTIIAGHARAIVVATGAGTAARRAMSAIADVESAAGVQGRLRELTGKVLPLTLAGGATVTGLALAHRASLRQAVSDGVAIAVAAVPEGLPLVATLAQLAAAQRLSRRGALVRTPRAVEALGRVETVCFDKTGTLTENRLRVVSSVPHGTGPEEPFPDLNDPRAAAVLIAAARSSTQPHNGGGHAHATDEAILTGANSLDGHGLSDWTVLAEVPFESSRGYSAAVGAVTGDGGPLLVLKGAPEEILPRCRFADDDVDPHGAGESLVLRLAERGLRVLAVAQRHWDGPTGEDDTDADAVDAAAHDLELIGYVGLADTARASARPLIETLVEADRRVVLITGDHPVTARAIASQLGLPSNAREISGAELSALGEEDRARVAAEVQVFARVSPEQKVQIVAALQASGQAVAMVGDGANDAAAIRMADVGIGVSGRGSSAARGAADIVLTDNDLGVLLDALVEGRGMWGGVRDAVSILVGGNVGEVLFTIIGTALGTGRAPVGTRQLLLVNLLTDMFPALAVAVTPQYARPEESEDGVDRDAEELQRAFQLATLSGPSPSLDAPLMRQIVTRGAVTAAGATAAWAIGRWTPGTERRTSTMGLTALVTTQLAQTLLTRRHSPLVLGTALGSAGVLVAIVQTPGVSHFFGCTPLGPVAWSGVIGATAGATAISVLAPNWLNKRVAALEPKQD from the coding sequence GTGAGAATTCCGGGCGTGACCGGCGTCGTTGCGGGCGTGACCGGCGGGGCCGCGCTGCTGGTGCGGGCCGGGCTGTCGACCGCTGCCGGGGCCGCGGGCGCGCTGCAGGAGTTGGCCAGCCCGGTGGTGGAACTCGCCGGCCCGGTGGTGCAGTCGGTGGCTCAGACGACCGGCCGGGCGATCGGCGCGGGCGACGCCGCCGGCGGCGTGCCCGGTGGCGTCACCCCACCCGTGCGGTGGCAGAGCGGACGCCGGGTACACCTCGACCTCGATCCCCTGCTGCCGTTCCCCGGTTGGCACGAGCATGCACCCGCGGTGGAGGAACCGGTCCGCCGCATCCCGGGAGTCGCCGCAGCCCACGTCGAGGGCGCGCTCGGCCGCCTCGTCATCGAACTCGAAAGCGACACCGGCAACGCCGCCGTCCTCGACGAGGTGCGGGAGACCGTGTGCCAGGTCGCCGCGGACCTCACCCTGGTGGCCCCGAGGTCGGCCACCCGGACCGCACCGTTCGCCGACCCGGGCAACCCGCTGGCGATCCTGGTGCCGGCCACGGCGGCGGCCATGGACGTCATGGCCCTCGGGGCGTCGGTGACCGGTTGGGTGGGCCGGCTGCCGGTCGCGCCGCGCAGCGCCCGCGCCGCCGCGGCGCTGCTCAACCACCAACCGCGGATCGTCGCGGTACTGGAATCCCGGCTGGGCCGCGTCGGCACCGACATCGCGCTGAGCGCTTCGGCGGCGGTGGCCAACGGGCTCACGCAGGCGATCGGAACGCCCCTCATCGACCTGGCGCAACGCAGCCTGCAGGTCTCCGAGGCGGCGGCTCACCGGCAACGATGGCGCGCGCGGGAGCCGGAACTGGCCTCGCCGCAGCGGCCGCAGGCTCCGGTGGTGCCGGTGATCTCCTTCGCGGGCCCCAAATCGCAAGCACCGCGCCACAACTCGGCGGCCGCGTCCGCGGGCGAGGCGTCGCATGTGGTGGTCGGCGGCGCCATCGACGCCGCCATCGACACGGCGAAGGGCTCGATGGCGGGCCCCATCGAGGAGTACGCCGACCAGGCCGCCAACGCGTCGCTGGTTGCCGCGGCGGGCGCGCTACTGGCCGGCGGCGGCACCGAGGACGCGGCCGGGGCGCTGTTGGCCGGTGTGCCGCGCGCGGCGCACGTGGGCCGGCAGACCTTCGCCGCCGTGCTGGGCCGTGGCCTCGCCAACTCCGGGCAACTGATCCTCGACCCGGGTGCCCTGCGCCGACTGGACCGGGTGAAGGTGATCGTCATCGACGGGGCGGCGCTGCGCGGCGACAACCGGGCCGTCCTGCAGGCGCGGGGCGACGTTCCCGGCTGGGACGAGGACCGGGTCTACGAGGTCGCCGACGCCCTCCTGCACGGCGAGGAGGCCCCGGAGCCCGACCCCGACGAGCTACCGGCCACCGGCGCGCGACTGCGCTGGATACGCGCCCAGGGCCCGTCGGCGGCGCCCGCCCAGGGGCTCGAACACGCCGATCTCGTCGTCGACGGCGAACGCGTCGGCAGCGTCGACGTGGGCTGGGAGGTCGACCCGTTCGCGATCCCGCTGCTGCAGACCGCGCACCGCACCGGGGCCAGGGTGGTGCTGCGCCACGTCGCCGGCACAGAGGACCTGACTGCCAGCGTCGGCGTGAGCCACCCGGCGGGCACGCCGTTGTTGACGTTGGTGCGCGACCTGAGGACCGACCGCGGGCCCGTGCTGCTGATCACCGCGGTGCACCGGGACTTCGCGTCGACCGACACGCTGGCGGCCCTGGCGATCGCCGACGTCGGCGTCGCCCTGGACGACCCGCAGGCCGCGACGCCGTGGGCCGCGGACATCATCACCGGCACCGACCTGGCCGCCGCGGTGCGGATCATCTCGGCGCTTCCGGTGGCCCGCGAGGCCACGGAATCGGCGGTGCGCCTCGCCAAGGGCGGCAGCACCCTGGCCGGGCTGCTGCTGGTCACCGGCGATCCGCGCACCGCCAACCCGTTCGCCGTGCAGCGCTGGCTCAACCCCGTCAATGCGGCCGCCGCCGCGGCGTTGCTGCAGGGCAGTTTCGCGGCCACCCGTGTGCTGCGGCTGCCGGACCCTACGCCGCAGCCGCTGACCGCGTGGCACGCCCTGGACCCCGAGATCGTCTACTCGCGGCTGGCCAGCCGCACCCGGCCCCTGGCCGTGGAACCCGGCACCGCGCCGTGGCGCCAGCTTCTCGACGACGTGTCGTACAGCCCGCTCGTCGCGCCGCTGCGCGGGCCGGCGAGCCGCGTGGTGCGGCTGCTGGCCGCGACGCGGGCCGAGCTCGCCGACCCGCTCACGCCCATCCTGGCGGTGGGAGCGGCGGCGTCGGCGATCACCGGGAGCACGGTGGACGCGCTGCTGGTCGGGGGCGTCATGACCGCGAACGCGCTGGCGGGCGGGGCGCAACGGTTGCGGGCCGAGGCGGCCATCGCCGAGCTGTTCGCCGAGCAGGACCAGCACGCCCGCCGGGTCGTCCTCCCCACGGTCGCGACGGCGCGCCGCCGGCTCGAAGCCGCGCGCACCACCGAACGCACGGTCACGGTGAACGCGAAATCGCTGCGCCCCGGCGACATCATCGACCTGGCCGCGCCCGAGGTGGTGCCGGCCGACGCCCGCCTGCTGGTGGCCGAGGACCTCGAGGTGGACGAATCCCTGCTGACCGGCGAGTCCTTGCCGGTGGACAAGCAGGTGGATCCCGTGGCCGTCGGGGATTCCGACCGCGCCAGCATGCTGTTCGAGGGCAGCACGATCATCGCCGGCCACGCCCGCGCGATCGTGGTGGCCACGGGCGCCGGGACGGCCGCCCGCCGGGCGATGTCGGCGATCGCCGACGTGGAGTCGGCGGCGGGCGTCCAGGGCCGGCTGCGGGAGCTGACCGGCAAGGTGCTGCCCCTGACGCTCGCCGGCGGCGCAACGGTGACGGGCCTGGCCCTGGCGCACCGGGCGTCACTGCGGCAAGCGGTCTCCGACGGCGTCGCCATCGCGGTGGCCGCCGTCCCCGAGGGCCTGCCGCTGGTGGCCACCCTCGCCCAGCTCGCCGCGGCCCAGCGCCTGTCGCGGCGGGGCGCGCTCGTCCGCACGCCGCGCGCCGTCGAGGCCCTCGGCCGAGTCGAGACCGTGTGCTTCGACAAGACGGGCACCCTCACCGAGAACCGGTTGCGCGTGGTGTCCAGCGTGCCGCACGGGACCGGCCCCGAGGAACCGTTCCCGGACTTGAACGACCCGCGCGCTGCCGCCGTACTGATCGCCGCCGCCCGCAGCAGCACCCAGCCGCACAACGGCGGAGGACACGCGCACGCGACCGACGAGGCGATCCTCACCGGAGCCAATTCCCTTGACGGGCACGGTCTTTCGGACTGGACGGTGCTCGCCGAGGTGCCGTTCGAGTCCAGCCGGGGCTACTCCGCCGCGGTCGGCGCCGTCACCGGTGACGGCGGCCCGCTGCTGGTGCTCAAAGGCGCCCCGGAGGAGATCCTGCCGCGCTGCCGGTTCGCCGACGACGACGTCGACCCCCACGGCGCGGGGGAGTCGCTGGTGCTGCGCCTCGCCGAGCGCGGCCTGCGCGTACTGGCGGTGGCGCAACGCCACTGGGACGGCCCGACCGGCGAAGACGACACCGACGCCGACGCCGTCGACGCCGCCGCGCACGACCTCGAGCTGATCGGCTACGTCGGCCTGGCGGACACCGCGCGCGCTTCGGCGCGGCCGCTGATCGAGACGCTGGTGGAGGCCGATCGCCGGGTGGTGCTGATCACCGGCGATCACCCGGTCACCGCGCGCGCCATCGCGAGCCAGCTCGGCCTGCCGTCGAACGCGCGGGAGATCAGCGGCGCCGAGCTCTCCGCCCTCGGCGAGGAAGACCGCGCCAGGGTCGCCGCCGAGGTCCAGGTGTTCGCCCGCGTCAGCCCGGAGCAGAAGGTCCAGATCGTCGCGGCGCTGCAGGCCAGTGGGCAGGCGGTCGCGATGGTCGGTGACGGCGCGAACGACGCCGCCGCGATCCGGATGGCCGACGTCGGCATCGGGGTGAGCGGCCGCGGCTCGTCGGCCGCGCGGGGCGCCGCCGACATCGTCCTGACCGACAACGATCTGGGCGTGCTGCTCGACGCGCTGGTCGAAGGCCGCGGGATGTGGGGCGGCGTCCGGGACGCGGTGAGCATCCTGGTCGGCGGCAACGTCGGCGAGGTGCTCTTCACGATCATCGGCACGGCCCTGGGCACCGGGCGGGCCCCGGTGGGAACCCGTCAGCTGCTGCTGGTGAACCTGCTCACCGACATGTTCCCCGCCCTCGCGGTCGCCGTCACGCCGCAATACGCGCGGCCGGAGGAATCCGAGGACGGGGTCGACCGCGACGCCGAGGAGCTCCAGCGCGCCTTCCAGCTGGCGACGCTGTCCGGGCCGTCGCCCTCGCTCGACGCGCCGCTGATGCGCCAGATCGTCACCCGGGGCGCCGTCACGGCCGCCGGGGCGACGGCGGCCTGGGCCATCGGCCGCTGGACGCCGGGCACCGAACGCCGCACCTCCACCATGGGTTTGACAGCGCTGGTGACGACGCAGCTCGCGCAGACCCTGCTCACCCGCCGGCACAGCCCGCTGGTCCTCGGCACCGCGCTGGGCAGCGCCGGCGTCCTGGTAGCCATCGTCCAGACTCCCGGCGTCAGCCACTTCTTCGGCTGCACTCCGCTGGGGCCGGTCGCCTGGAGCGGGGTCATCGGCGCGACCGCCGGCGCCACCGCGATCTCGGTGCTCGCCCCCAACTGGCTGAACAAGCGGGTGGCCGCCCTGGAACCCAAACAGGACTGA
- a CDS encoding sigma-70 family RNA polymerase sigma factor, which produces MPAQEDFTGQAAPFRAELIAHCYRMLGSVHDAEDLVQETYLRGWRAYPAFEERAALRTWLYRIATTACLRALESRARRVLPAGLGEGSVDPNASLDGHPGSFEWLEPIPDTLTPEHAVTARQSVRLAVMTALQELPARQRAVLILRDVVQFSAAEVAELLETTPAAVNSSLQRARARLAEVSPSEDGLAEPDDAAQRELLDRYCAAFENADVAALTELLQSDVKLEMPPVPVWFAGRDAVLRFLAARALTNAGDLAMLPTAANGQPAAAEYRRAADGVLRAHSIHVLTRGATGIATLTVFLDAGLFSAFSLPPTR; this is translated from the coding sequence GTGCCGGCTCAAGAGGACTTCACCGGGCAGGCGGCGCCGTTTCGTGCCGAGCTGATCGCGCACTGCTACCGCATGCTCGGCTCCGTGCACGACGCCGAGGATCTGGTCCAGGAGACCTACCTGCGCGGGTGGCGCGCTTACCCGGCGTTCGAGGAGAGAGCGGCGCTGCGCACCTGGCTGTACCGGATCGCGACCACCGCCTGCCTGCGGGCGCTGGAGAGCCGCGCCCGCCGCGTGCTGCCGGCCGGGCTGGGTGAGGGCTCGGTCGACCCGAACGCGAGCCTCGACGGGCACCCCGGAAGCTTCGAGTGGCTGGAGCCGATCCCCGACACCCTGACGCCGGAGCACGCGGTCACCGCGAGGCAGAGCGTGCGCCTGGCGGTGATGACCGCCCTGCAGGAACTGCCGGCGCGTCAGCGGGCGGTGCTGATCCTGCGCGATGTGGTGCAGTTCAGCGCGGCCGAGGTCGCCGAGCTCCTGGAAACCACACCGGCCGCGGTCAACAGCTCCCTGCAGCGGGCGCGGGCCCGCCTCGCCGAGGTGTCACCCAGCGAGGACGGCCTCGCCGAGCCCGACGACGCCGCACAGCGCGAGCTGCTCGACCGGTATTGCGCGGCATTCGAGAACGCGGACGTGGCGGCGCTGACCGAGCTGCTGCAGTCCGACGTCAAACTCGAAATGCCGCCCGTGCCCGTGTGGTTCGCCGGACGCGACGCGGTGCTGCGATTCCTTGCCGCGCGGGCTCTGACGAATGCGGGCGATCTCGCCATGCTGCCGACCGCGGCCAACGGGCAACCCGCCGCCGCCGAATACCGGCGCGCCGCCGACGGTGTGCTGCGCGCGCATTCCATCCACGTGCTGACCAGGGGCGCGACCGGGATCGCGACGCTCACCGTGTTCCTGGACGCCGGCCTGTTCAGCGCGTTTAGCCTGCCGCCCACCCGGTAA
- a CDS encoding SDR family oxidoreductase: MNQAVHTRADGLVGTTAIVTGASRGFGRAVATALSAAGSRVVGVARTRSGLEAVHDEIGAGFTAVVADAADPAAADRLIAEHRPRTLVLCAGAAPRMSPLQDQTWESFSENWNVDVAQAFHWIRAALRRPLSPGSTVIVLSSGAALNGSPLSGGYAGAKAAVRFITGYAAIESQRAGLGIRFVSVLPRLTPATDLGAKAVAAYAERQGVDVGTFVRSSGPTLSAEQAARSVLEIAGGDAGDSDAYLLTAAGLSPLA; this comes from the coding sequence ATGAACCAGGCAGTGCACACCCGCGCCGACGGGCTCGTCGGCACCACCGCGATCGTGACGGGGGCGAGCCGCGGATTCGGCCGCGCCGTCGCCACCGCCTTGTCGGCGGCCGGCTCCCGGGTGGTCGGGGTCGCCCGCACCCGATCGGGCCTGGAGGCCGTGCACGACGAGATCGGCGCGGGCTTCACCGCGGTCGTCGCCGACGCCGCCGACCCCGCGGCCGCCGACCGGCTCATCGCCGAACACCGGCCACGCACGCTGGTGCTGTGCGCCGGGGCCGCGCCCCGGATGAGCCCGCTGCAGGATCAGACGTGGGAGAGCTTCAGCGAGAACTGGAACGTGGACGTCGCGCAGGCGTTCCACTGGATCCGGGCCGCGCTGCGACGCCCGCTGTCCCCGGGAAGCACGGTGATCGTGCTGTCCAGCGGCGCCGCGCTCAACGGTTCGCCGCTCAGCGGCGGCTACGCCGGCGCCAAGGCGGCGGTCCGGTTCATCACCGGCTATGCCGCCATCGAATCGCAGCGGGCCGGACTCGGCATTCGGTTCGTGTCCGTCCTGCCGCGGCTGACGCCGGCCACCGACCTCGGCGCGAAGGCCGTCGCCGCCTACGCCGAACGCCAGGGCGTCGACGTCGGCACGTTCGTGCGGTCTTCCGGCCCCACGCTCAGCGCCGAGCAGGCCGCCCGGTCGGTGCTCGAGATCGCCGGGGGCGACGCCGGCGACTCCGACGCCTATCTCCTGACCGCCGCGGGCCTGTCCCCGCTCGCCTGA
- a CDS encoding DUF899 domain-containing protein, giving the protein MKTPPIVSARDWDAARERLLAKEKELTRARDALAAERRRMPWLEVAGSYEFDGPEGRAGLLDLFQGRRQLIVYRAFFEPGVHGWPEHGCRGCSMMADHVGHLAHLNARDTTLVFASRAPQRDVRRLKARMGWRMPWYTITDGFDSDFGVDEWHGTNAFIRDGDRVFRTYFVNNRGDEALGTTWSFLDITALGRQENWEDSPEGYPQTAPYEWWEWHDTYGERSPSRWFGDPLPGNPNDPRPPRAK; this is encoded by the coding sequence ATGAAGACACCCCCGATCGTCTCGGCCCGCGACTGGGACGCCGCGCGCGAACGACTGCTCGCCAAGGAGAAGGAGCTGACCCGGGCCCGCGACGCGCTGGCGGCCGAGCGCCGCCGGATGCCGTGGCTCGAGGTGGCCGGGAGCTACGAGTTCGACGGTCCGGAGGGCCGGGCCGGTCTGCTGGACTTGTTCCAGGGACGACGGCAACTGATCGTCTACCGGGCCTTCTTCGAGCCGGGCGTGCACGGGTGGCCCGAGCACGGCTGCCGCGGCTGTTCGATGATGGCCGACCACGTCGGCCACCTGGCCCACCTGAACGCGCGCGACACCACGCTGGTGTTCGCCTCGCGGGCCCCGCAGCGGGACGTTCGGCGCCTCAAGGCGCGGATGGGTTGGCGGATGCCCTGGTACACCATCACCGACGGCTTCGATTCCGACTTCGGCGTCGACGAATGGCACGGCACAAACGCGTTCATCCGCGACGGTGACCGGGTGTTCCGCACCTATTTCGTCAACAACCGCGGGGACGAGGCGCTGGGCACCACCTGGAGCTTCCTGGACATCACCGCCCTTGGGCGGCAGGAGAATTGGGAGGACTCACCCGAGGGTTACCCGCAAACGGCGCCGTATGAATGGTGGGAATGGCACGACACCTACGGCGAGCGCTCCCCCTCCCGGTGGTTCGGTGATCCCCTCCCCGGCAACCCCAACGATCCACGTCCGCCGCGCGCGAAGTGA
- a CDS encoding nuclear transport factor 2 family protein: MTGVVERYLECLAAHDWDGLAATIADDGLTREGPFCDVVEGKAHYVAYLRKVLTNLDGHRLRLQRVSHVNDRLSFVELTEAFEIDGAPAQWPECILFERNDAGLICRISVFFKQAATPGTYSAPR, translated from the coding sequence GTGACCGGCGTGGTCGAGCGCTACCTCGAATGCCTGGCCGCCCACGACTGGGACGGCCTGGCGGCGACGATCGCCGACGACGGCCTGACGCGGGAGGGGCCCTTCTGTGACGTCGTCGAGGGCAAGGCGCATTACGTCGCTTATCTGCGCAAGGTGCTGACCAACCTCGACGGCCACCGGCTGCGGCTGCAGCGCGTCTCGCACGTGAACGACCGCCTGTCGTTCGTCGAGCTGACCGAGGCTTTCGAGATCGACGGCGCGCCCGCCCAGTGGCCGGAATGCATCCTGTTCGAGCGGAACGACGCCGGGTTGATCTGTCGAATCAGCGTGTTTTTCAAGCAGGCCGCTACGCCCGGAACGTATTCCGCGCCCCGGTGA